In Drosophila nasuta strain 15112-1781.00 chromosome 2R, ASM2355853v1, whole genome shotgun sequence, a single genomic region encodes these proteins:
- the LOC132785747 gene encoding uncharacterized protein LOC132785747, producing MHQVLSYETAVRANSSRDYREFVSKRTCASLLLTIGFFMLVSGYLLGNFVTERKYHIRQLLTKKAIKSGGVGSGGDGTVDIDGNRSVQLNSADYGSLQELRAYHKTKEQLLSAAQVLNKLLQQDESERYLATSLNTEIFNKYISCTQDIPPNTNIKASQFIEQLIDNTIARQRDCMRIIQVVIDNHLANSQL from the exons ATGCATCAAGTACTCAGCTATGAGACGGCTGTGAGGGCCAACAGCAGCCGTGACTATCGCGAATTTGTATCAAAGCGCACCTGCGCCTCGCTGCTCTTGACAATTGGCTTTTTCATGCTCGTCTCAG GCTATTTGCTGGGTAATTTCGTGACGGAACGCAAATATCACATACGCCAGTTGCTCACAAAAAAGGCAATTAAGAGCGGAGGCGTTGGCAGTGGCGGAGATGGCACTGTGGACATTGATGGCAATAGGTCAGTGCAGTTGAATAGTGCGGATTATGGCAGCTTGCAGGAGCTGCGAGCATATCACAAAACCAAGGAACAACTGCTATCCGCTGCTCAGGTTCTCAATAAATTGTTGCAGCAGGACGAGAGTGAACGCTATTTGGCCACATCGCTGAACACGGAGATTTTCAACAAATACATTAGCTGCACTCAGGACATTCCGCCCAATACGAACATAAAGGCAAGCCAGTTTATCGAGCAGCTGATCGACAACACAATTGCCAGACAACGCGACTGCATGCGAATTATCCAGGTGGTCATCGACAATCATCTCGCCAATAGCCAGCTTTAA
- the LOC132786707 gene encoding cardio acceleratory peptide 2b isoform X1, with protein MKSFSCAINIAYTILLLVLLTKFGNAAFFKPSGTEQDNNKIRRGANMGLYTFPRVGRSDPSLASNLHDAGEALAFESIYGLNEASSEDFDADYQKRGGFVSFPHMGRNEAEIRKLAHLLALQQALDKRTGPSASSGLWFGPRLGKRSVDAKDYAAATKSQKEIF; from the exons ATGAAGTCGTTCTCGTGTGCTATTAATATTGCCTACACAATTCTTTTGTTGGTTTTACTCACAAAATTCGGTAACGCAG ccTTCTTTAAACCCTCCGGAACAgaacaagacaacaacaagattcGACGTGGAGCCAACATGGGACTTTACACTTTCCCTCGTGTAGGACGCAGCGATCCCAGCTTGGCCAGCAATCTGCACGATGCTGGCGAAGCATTAGCTTTCGAAAGCATCTATGGTCTAAACGAAGCCTCCTCTGAGGATTTCGATG cAGACTATCAGAAACGTGGCGGCTTTGTGTCATTTCCTCACATGGGTCGCAACGAAGCCGAAATCAGAAAATTGGCCCATCTTCTGGCTTTGCAGCAGGCTCTGGACAAGCGCACCGGACCGAGTGCATCTTCTGGTTTGTGGTTTGGGCCACGACTAGGCAAGCGTAGCGTTGATGCCAAGGATTATGCCGCTGCTACCAAAAGTCAAAAGGAAATCTTTTAA
- the LOC132786707 gene encoding cardio acceleratory peptide 2b isoform X2 yields MKSFSCAINIAYTILLLVLLTKFGNAAFFKPSGTEQDNNKIRRGANMGLYTFPRVGRSDPSLASNLHDAGEALAFESIYGLNEASSEDFDDYQKRGGFVSFPHMGRNEAEIRKLAHLLALQQALDKRTGPSASSGLWFGPRLGKRSVDAKDYAAATKSQKEIF; encoded by the exons ATGAAGTCGTTCTCGTGTGCTATTAATATTGCCTACACAATTCTTTTGTTGGTTTTACTCACAAAATTCGGTAACGCAG ccTTCTTTAAACCCTCCGGAACAgaacaagacaacaacaagattcGACGTGGAGCCAACATGGGACTTTACACTTTCCCTCGTGTAGGACGCAGCGATCCCAGCTTGGCCAGCAATCTGCACGATGCTGGCGAAGCATTAGCTTTCGAAAGCATCTATGGTCTAAACGAAGCCTCCTCTGAGGATTTCGATG ACTATCAGAAACGTGGCGGCTTTGTGTCATTTCCTCACATGGGTCGCAACGAAGCCGAAATCAGAAAATTGGCCCATCTTCTGGCTTTGCAGCAGGCTCTGGACAAGCGCACCGGACCGAGTGCATCTTCTGGTTTGTGGTTTGGGCCACGACTAGGCAAGCGTAGCGTTGATGCCAAGGATTATGCCGCTGCTACCAAAAGTCAAAAGGAAATCTTTTAA
- the LOC132785796 gene encoding endocuticle structural glycoprotein SgAbd-9: protein MLPSQCRLASSARNNMSAAKLILFTALVVFLASSCSGSPLDWFFPRLMNEFYSQEPTKEGYRFKSEDPNGSSREEIGVIMNPDTPEEHLVVMGSYTTYDEKTDTETITMYTADKDGYKPRYMIKNRKLSGGNLKSLAG, encoded by the exons ATGCTTCCAAGTCAGTGTCGATTGGCAAGTTCAGCTCGAAACAACATGTCTGCTGCAAAGTTG ATTCTTTTCACTGCCCTTGTGGTTTTCCTGGCCTCCAGCTGCTCAGGTAGCCCATTGGACTGGTTCTTTCCAAGACTTATGAACGAATTTTATAGCCAGGAGCCCACCAAAGAAGGTTATCGTTTTAA ATCGGAGGATCCCAATGGCAGCAGTCGGGAGGAAATCGGTGTTATCATGAATCCCGATACACCCGAAGAACACTTGGTCGTGATGGGTTCGTACACTACCTACGATGAGAAAACTGATACCGAGACCATTACCATGTACACGGCTGACAAGGATGGTTACAAGCCACGTTATATGATTAAGAACCGCAAGCTTTCGGGTGGAAATCTGAAATCTTTGGCTGGTTAA
- the LOC132786707 gene encoding cardio acceleratory peptide 2b isoform X3: MKSFSCAINIAYTILLLVLLTKFGNAEQDNNKIRRGANMGLYTFPRVGRSDPSLASNLHDAGEALAFESIYGLNEASSEDFDADYQKRGGFVSFPHMGRNEAEIRKLAHLLALQQALDKRTGPSASSGLWFGPRLGKRSVDAKDYAAATKSQKEIF, encoded by the exons ATGAAGTCGTTCTCGTGTGCTATTAATATTGCCTACACAATTCTTTTGTTGGTTTTACTCACAAAATTCGGTAACGCAG aacaagacaacaacaagattcGACGTGGAGCCAACATGGGACTTTACACTTTCCCTCGTGTAGGACGCAGCGATCCCAGCTTGGCCAGCAATCTGCACGATGCTGGCGAAGCATTAGCTTTCGAAAGCATCTATGGTCTAAACGAAGCCTCCTCTGAGGATTTCGATG cAGACTATCAGAAACGTGGCGGCTTTGTGTCATTTCCTCACATGGGTCGCAACGAAGCCGAAATCAGAAAATTGGCCCATCTTCTGGCTTTGCAGCAGGCTCTGGACAAGCGCACCGGACCGAGTGCATCTTCTGGTTTGTGGTTTGGGCCACGACTAGGCAAGCGTAGCGTTGATGCCAAGGATTATGCCGCTGCTACCAAAAGTCAAAAGGAAATCTTTTAA
- the LOC132786706 gene encoding uncharacterized protein LOC132786706, whose amino-acid sequence MKAKLLSAVSILLFLDILHKCLGRAGELVEQPLIQLSHDDDLDDNYPEVKDEVHLEDFFWTGSGDGPPDYLKKVHTGISKGKDVIVKTETVVATVYVDGNNEIEIPICLDCQPDDGGGNWDLGAPGMPPLNYSSTDRRYWLLTVMSGFYTAKDNPMLEEKLARLYRLAFTRQQTRHLGINGAQQIAGVSVYTPRERRQPATPTTSTSRPATTTSWPSDDVEILDMDEDSEHQIKTVWREGERPEWESHWDESGESLSSSNTPPTTTTSTTTSGTSSESIDYSAYVTLIPWELIQQNGKSEKLQEMREALLSQQQQQEREQKREREQLQQTIYREERVRVVIHNITQISESDVQKWNNSANNEVDASDAYSYVNLKFNERPVANQTEIIYTVLVNGRPVLATTAAKDMELVTEAEAVGTLGKAIYMKSEPYIREPTATALAPVPRSSQAGFFNSVKNNVALVVISSLAILLLMLLLVAILLLGRTRARQQELSEVNRTSSRNELLSEGQSMRPSSRGTLLDSAVVGSAGNGADQSTNRSRDVGVQNFSYERQPRISFPAPPAETHTHNARVRRDSISSTDNTSDSSVYCPINPPSADVQRILDDKAARLFDGHKRRRHQYDRAEGGHDDTIYASVVSEKKNDKSRHKSKRRYLNENRVGSLETSPVQGSLAQSNSSTEEGNSPATSRRSYENFQRNEAYNPHNNYHRNKLLQQQTVFTDKEFPEDDIVASPQAINKEVVRSRGVQPSEKSSDTASVGSFLSMASVRAFPKSTLPEPLNRVLDPVFVTYYDNVNAVAPQATAPQSSTRSLKSHKSLGSRESTIATIASFPSPKAPPPIRNVRSASHSDNPDPGIVGPIVWERHKKRLGSADNQEARSYADFSPSPMHDASAIRNHYEGLLEGAIQMYASQDDLPMPLPSRDFTNKRRTTKREHRGSSAGLPSYPPKAYNTADRPATAQPEKTPKSAQSTQPPSPTYSAWGSSSAGNFQQHDTILEISRGALASSTATTPGHERKASTAASAAPLIEAIQSELRKFKTQED is encoded by the exons atgaaagcaaaactaTTAAGTGCTGTGTCAATTTTACTGTTTTTGGACATTCTACACAAGTGTTTGGGAAGAGCAGGGGAACTGGTTGAACAACCATTGATACAATTAAGTCACG ATGATGACTTGGATGATAATTACCCGGAAGTTAAAGATGAGGTGCATTTGGAGGATTTCTTTTGGACAGGTTCGGGTGATGGCCCTCCCGACTATCTGAAGAAGGTGCACACGGGCATTAGCAAGGGCAAGGATGTGATAGTTAAGACCGAAACTGTCGTTGCCACCGTTTATGTAGATGGCAACAAT GAAATCGAGATACCAATTTGTCTAGACTGCCAGCCTGACGATGGTGGCGGTAATTGGGATTTAGGTGCGCCAGGAATGCCGCCTCTCAATTACTCCTCAACCGATCGGCGATATTGGCTTCTCACAGTCATGTCTGGTTTCTATACCGCCAAGGATAATCCCATGCTCGAAGAGAAGTTGGCACGACTCTATCGTTTAGCATTCACCAG ACAACAAACACGCCACCTGGGCATAAATGGGGCACAGCAAATTGCGGGCGTATCGGTATACACGCCACGAGAACGTCGCCAACCAGCCACGCCAACTACTTCCACATCCCGCCCAGCAACAACGACCTCTTGGCCAAGCGACGATGTCGAAATACTGGATATGGATGAGGATAGTGAGCACCAAATCAAAACAGTTTGGAGGGAAGGTGAAAGACCCGAATGGGAGAGTCACTGGGACGAGTCGGGCGAGTCGCTAAGTAGCTCCAATACACcgccgacaacaacaacatcgacgaCAACATCAGGCACAAGCAGCGAGTCCATAGACTATAGCGCATATGTTACGCTTATCCCATGGGAACTTATACAACAGAATGGCAAGTCGGAGAAGTTGCAGGAAATGCGTGAAGCGTTGTTaagtcaacaacagcaacaggaacgGGAACAGAAACGGGAACGGGAACAACTACAGCAAACAATCTATAGGGAGGAACGAGTTCGAGTTGTCATACACAACATCACGCAAATCAGCGAGTCTGATGTGCAAAAGTGGAACAACTCCGCTAATAACGAAGTCGATGCAAGCGACGCATATTCATATGTTAACCTAAAATT CAACGAACGCCCCGTGGCCAATCAGACTGAAATCATCTACACGGTGCTCGTGAATGGACGTCCTGTATTGGCCACCACGGCTGCCAAGGATATGGAGCTGGTTACTGAGGCCGAGGCCGTTGGCACTTTGGGGAAGGCCATCTATATGAAATCAGAAC CATATATAAGGGAACCGACAGCAACGGCTTTGGCGCCTGTGCCACGCAGCAGTCAAGCTGGCTTCTTCAACTCTGTGAAAAATAATGTGGCTCTAGTCGTAATCAGTTCCTTGGCCATCTTATTGCTTATGCTGCTCTTGGTTGCAATTCTGCTACTGGGACGAACGCGTGCTCGTCAACAAGAGCTGAGTGAGGTCAACAG AACATCTTCACGCAATGAGCTACTGTCTGAGGGTCAATCAATGCGTCCTAGCTCACGAGGCACCTTACTGGACAGCGCTGTTGTTGGCTCCGCTGGCAATGGCGCTGATCAGAGCACCAATCGGTCTCGGGACGTGGGCGTGCAGAACTTTTCGTATGAGCGACAGCCACGCATTAGTTTTCCAGCTCCTCCGgctgagacacacacacataatgcGCGAGTTCGTCGTGATTCCATTTCATCCACAGACAACACATCGGATTCCTCTGTTTACTGTCCCATAAATCCGCCCAGTGCCGATGTGCAGCGCATACTCGACGACAAGGCAGCCAGGCTATTTGATGGTCATAAGCGACGGCGTCATCAGTACGATCGCGCTGAGGGCGGTCACGACGATACCATCTATGCTTCTGTGGTGTCTGAGAAGAAGAACGACAAATCGCGGCACAAGTCGAAGCGTCGTTATCTAAATGAGAATCGCGTCGGTTCACTAGAGACTAGCCCAGTGCAGGGTTCTCTAGCACAGAGTAACTCCTCAACAGAGGAAGGCAATTCGCCGGCAACCAGTCGTCGCAGCTACGAAAACTTCCAGCGCAATGAGGCCTACAATCCGCACAATAACTATCATCGCAAcaagctgctgcagcagcagacagTCTTCACTGACAAAGAGTTCCCTGAGGACGACATTGTGGCATCACCTCAGGCCATCAACAAGGAAGTTGTGCGTTCGCGCGGTGTACAGCCATCGGAGAAGAGTTCGGATACCGCCAGCGTGGGCTCATTTCTGTCCATGGCATCGGTGCGGGCCTTTCCCAAGAGCACATTGCCGGAGCCGTTGAATCGTGTACTCGACCCGGTTTTTGTCACCTACTACGATAACGTAAATGCTGTGGCACCGCAGGCGACAGCACCGCAGAGCTCGACGCGTTCGCTAAAGTCGCACAAATCGCTGGGCAGTCGAGAGAGCACCATAGCAACGATAGCCAGTTTTCCCAGTCCCAAGGCGCCGCCTCCCATACGGAATGTGCGTTCCGCTTCGCACAGCGATAATCCCGATCCGGGTATTGTGGGACCCATTGTCTGGGAGCGGCATAAGAAACGTTTGGGCAGCGCTGACAACCAGG AGGCCCGGAGCTATGCTGACTTTAGCCCCAGTCCCATGCACGATGCCTCAGCCATACGCAACCATTACGAGGGTCTGCTCGAGGGCGCCATCCAGATGTATGCCAGCCAGGACGATCTACCCATGCCATTGCCCTCGCGTGACTTTACCAACAAGCGACGCACCACAAAGCGCGAGCATCGCGGCTCCTCCGCCGGACTGCCCAG CTATCCTCCCAAGGCGTACAATACTGCTGATCGCCCGGCCACCGCACAGCCGGAGAAGACACCGAAGTCAGCGCAATCCACGCAACCGCCGTCACCAACATACAGCGCCTGGGGCAGCAGCAGTGCGGGAAACTTTCAGCAACACGACACCATCTTGGAGATCTCAAGAGGTGCTTTAGCCAGCTCGACGGCCACGACGCCGGGACATGAACGAAAGGCGTCGacggcagcatcagcagcgccACTGATTGAAGCCATTCAGAGTGAACTGCGCAAGTTCAAGACGCAGGAGGATTAA
- the LOC132785131 gene encoding uncharacterized protein LOC132785131 — MACSCCESAVVNAMDMTKSVCVTFKIDLIGLSVNVTISLDGDAVSQFTLDTKSPPNLCLPVISDLTSLTVCLKMTMNLASATSLSICPNFYSNYDANQILAYNFPCINVGMDGISFS, encoded by the exons ATGGCTTGCAGTTGCTGTGAAAGTGCTGTGGTAAACGCCATGGACATGACAAAGTCGG TTTGTGTAACATTCAAAATCGATCTTATTGGACTCTCTGTGAATGTTACTATCAGTTTGGACGGTGATGCAGTGAGTCAATTCACACTCGACACCAAATCGCCACCCAATTTATGCCTGCCAGTGATATCGGACTTAACATCGCTGACTGTGTGCCTCAAGATGACTATGAATTTGGCCAGTGCAACCAGCCTTAGCATCTGCCCAAATTTCTATAGCAACTACGATGCGAATCAAATCCTTGCTTATAATTTTCCCTGCATAAATGTTGGTATGGATGGCATCAGCTTTTCGTAG
- the LOC132785992 gene encoding transient receptor potential protein has translation MTETDAEKAIGSRLDYDLMMAEEYMLSDVEKNFILSCERGDLPGVKKILEEYNDTPSDKFNINCTDPMNRSALISAIENENFDLMIILLENNIEVGDALLHAISEEYVEAVEELLQWEETHHKEGEPYSWESVDRSKSTFTIDITPLILAAHRNNYEILKILLDRGATLPMPHDVKCGCDECVTSQTTDSLRHSQSRINAYRALSASSLIALSSRDPVLTAFQLSWELKRLQAMESEFRAEYTEMRQAVQDFVTSLLDHARTSMELEVMLNFNHEPSHEIWCPGQRQTLERLKLAIRYKQKTFVAHPNVQQLLAAIWYEGLPGFRRKQSSQQLMDVIKLGCSFPIYSLKYILAPESDGAKFMRKPFVKFITHSCSYMFFLMLLGAASLRVVQITFELLAFPWMLTMLDDWRKHERGSLPGPIELAIIMYICALIFEELKSLYADGLFEYIMDLWNIVDYISNMFYVTWILCRATAWVIVHRDLWFRGIDPYFPREHWHPFDPMLLSEGAFAAGMVFSYLKLVHIFSINPHLGPLQVSLGRMIIDIIKFFFIYTLVLFAFGCGLNQLLWYYAELEKNKCYHLHPDVADFDDQEKACTIWRRFSNLFETSQSLFWASFGLVDLVSFDLAGIKSFTRFWALLMFGSYSVINIIVLLNMLIAMMSNSYQIISERADTEWKFARSQLWMSYFEDGGTIPPPFNLCPNMKMLRKTLGRKRPSRTKSFMRKSMEKAQTLHDKVMKLLVRRYVTAEQRRRDDYGITEDDIIEVRQDISSLRFELLEIFTNNSWDVPDIEKKTHAAARTTKGKVMERRILKDFQIGFVENLKQEMNESESGRDIFSSLAKVIGRKKTQKGDKDWNAIARKNTFTADPIGSKRSSMQRHSQRSLRRKIIEQANEGLQMDQNQLIEFNPNLGDVTRATRVAYVKFMRKKMAADEVSLGDDEDKPKDEEPKKPETTGSKKAATGAGGGASMLAAAALRASVKNVDEKPGEVGKKDEKKPGDDKDKDKDKDKDKDKKTTDDKKPTDAKKSTDDKKPTDANKPNGKPQQPQQQQQQQPSGGAKPAEQKPMPPANKPPTTTANGAKSNGEQKPGDAGKPNAPAPPSKPTDAKPAAPKPSETAKPEAAAKKEEAAKSEAAKPPAAAGAAAKSAAPSAPTDAKPDTTTKATTTTTPNGTKAANETKGGASQPAKPDDKKNGQEQKASDDKKEKDTKDSGNGKPGETKPKEDGSKPADGKQPSDAKKDDKKDDKKDEDKKPGDDKKPAAAPLKPAIKVGQSSAAAGGERGKSTVTGRMISGWL, from the exons ATGACGGAAACAGATGCCGAGAAGGCGATTGGCTCTCGCCTCGATTATGATCTGATGATGGCCGAGGAGTATATGCTAAGTGATGTGGAGAAGAACTTCATCTTATCCTGTGAACGTGGTGATTTGCCGGGTGTGAAAAA GATTCTTGAGGAATACAATGATACACCCTCCGACAAGTTCAACATCAACTGCACGGATCCCATGAATCGCTCAGCGCTCATTTCGGCCATTGAGAATGAGAACTTCGATTTGATGATCATATTGTTGGAGAACAATATCGAAGTGGGTGATGCTCTATTGCATGCCATATCTGAGGAATATGTGGAGGCTGTAGAGGAGCTTTTGCAATGGGAGGAAACACATCACAAGGAAGGCGAGCCATAT AGCTGGGAATCGGTGGATCGCTCGAAGTCCACATTCACTATTGACATAACGCCATTGATTCTGGCTGCACATCGCAACAATTATGAGATACTTAAGATCCTGTTGGACCGTGGTGCAACGCTGCCCATGCCGCACGATGTCAA GTGCGGGTGTGATGAGTGTGTGACATCGCAGACCACAGACTCGCTGCGACATTCTCAGTCACGTATCAATGCCTATCGAGCTCTCTCAGCCAGTTCACTAATTGCTCTCAGTTCACGTGACCCAGTGCTGACCGCTTTTCAACTGTCTTGGGAACTGAAGCGTCTGCAGGCCATGGAGTCGGAGTTTCGTGCAGAATACACG GAAATGCGTCAAGCTGTCCAAGATTTTGTCACGTCACTTTTGGATCACGCACGCACCTCCATGGAGTTGGAGGTGATGCTTAACTTCAATCATGAGCCGTCACATGAGATTTGGTGTCCCGGCCAGCGACAAACGTTGGAGCGTCTTAAGCTAGCCATTCGCTACAAACAGAAGACG TTTGTGGCACATCCAAATGTGCAACAACTTCTGGCTGCCATTTGGTACGAAGGCTTGCCTGGTTTTCGACGCAAACAATCCTCGCAGCAGCTCATGGATGTCATCAAACTAGGCTGTAGCTTTCCCATTTACAGTTTAAAGTACATTCTAGCTCCAGAATCAGATGGTGCCAAGTTCATGCGCAAACCGTTCGTCAAATTTATCACACACTCCTGTTCCTATATGTTCTTTCTAA TGTTATTGGGCGCTGCTTCGTTGCGTGTGGTGCAAATTACATTTGAATTACTGGCTTTTCCTTGGATGTTGACCATGTTGGATGATTGGCGGAAACACGAACGCGGCTCACTACCAGGACCTATTGAGTTGGCCataattatgtacatatgcgCTTTAATATTTGAGGAACTCAAGTCTTTATACGCCGATGGTTTATTCGAGTACATCATGGATCTTTGGAACATTGTGGATTACATATCGAATATGTTTTATGTCACTTGGATACTCTGTCGAGCCACCGCTTGGGTTATAGTGCAT CGCGATCTGTGGTTCAGAGGTATCGATCCGTATTTTCCACGCGAGCATTGGCATCCCTTTGATCCCATGTTGCTATCGGAAGGCGCTTTTGCTGCCGGCATGGTCTTCTCCTACCTGAAGCTGGTGCACATCTTCTCAATCAATCCGCATTTGGGACCGCTGCAAGTTTCATTGGGTCGCATGATCATCGATATTATAAAGTTCTTCTTTATCTACACGTTGGTGTTATTTGCCTTTGGCTGCGGCTTGAATCAATTGCTCTGGTATTATGCAGAGTTGGAGAAGAACAAATGTTATCACTTGCATCCCGATGTGGCGGACTTTGATGACCAGGAAAAGGCCTGCACCATTTGGCGTCGTTTCTCCAA TTTGTTTGAGACATCGCAATCGCTATTTTGGGCCTCTTTTGGTCTGGTGGACTTAGTGTCCTTCGATTTGGCTGGCATCAAAAGCTTCACCCGCTTCTGGGCGTTGCTGATGTTTGGATCGTATTCTGTAATCAATATTATTGTGTTGCTCAACATGTTGATTGCCATGATGTCGAATTCGTATCAAATCATTTCGGAACGCGCCGACACCGAATGGAAATTCGCACGCTCACAGCTTTGGATGAGTTACTTTGAGGATGGTGGCACCATTCCGCCACCCTTCAATCTCTGCCCcaatatgaaaatgttgcGCAAAACTCTTGGCCGCAAGCGACCATCTCGCACCAAGAGTTTCATG CGCAAGTCAATGGAGAAGGCACAGACGCTGCATGACAAAGTGATGAAGCTGCTGGTGAGACGCTATGTTACCGCCGAGCAGCGACGCCGTGACGATTACGGCATCACCGAGGATGATATCATTGAGGTGCGCCAGGACATCAGTTCCCTTCGTTTCGAACTGCTGGAGATTTTTACCAATAACAGCTGGGATGTGCCCGACATTGAGAAGAAGACTCATG CCGCTGCCCGCACCACCAAGGGCAAGGTAATGGAACGTCGTATATTGAAGGACTTCCAGATCGGCTTTGTAGAGAATCTGAAGCAGGAAATGAATGAAAGCGAAAGTGGACGCGATATATTCTCATCACTGGCCAAGGTCATTGGCAGAAAGAAGACACAAAAGGG tgaCAAGGACTGGAATGCAATTGCCAGGAAGAACACATTCACTGCCGATCCGATTGGCTCGAAACGTTCTTCAATGCAGCGTCACAGCCAGCGCAGCTTGAGGCGCAAGATCATCGAACAGGCGAACGAAGGTCTACAAATGGATCAGAACCAATTGATAG AATTCAATCCGAACTTGGGCGATGTAACGCGAGCTACCCGAGTTGCCTACGTCAAGTTCATGCGCAAGAAGATGGCAGCTGATGAAGTGTCACTGGGTGACGACGAGGACAAACCCAAGGACGAAGAGCCAAAAAAGCCGGAAACTACTGGA TCGAAAAAAGCAGCTACTGGCGCAGGTGGTGGAGCTTCTATgttggcagcagctgctcttcGCGCTTCTGTTAAGAACGTTGATGAGAAACCCGGCGAAGTTggaaaaaaagatgaaaagaaACCCGGTGATGATAAGGACAAAGATAAGGACAAAGATAAGGATAAGGATAAGAAAACTACAGATGACAAAAAACCAACTGATGCTAAGAAATCAACAGATGACAAAAAACCAACGGACGCTAATAAACCGAATGGAAAGCCtcaacaaccacagcagcagcaacaacaacagcctaGTGGCGGTGCTAAGCCAGCTGAACAAAAGCCAATGCCGCCCGCCAATAAGCCACCTACAACTACAGCAAATGGCGCTAAATCCAACGGTGAGCAGAAGCCAGGCGATGCTGGTAAGCCCAATGCACCTGCTCCGCCCAGCAAGCCCACAGATGCTAAGCCAGCAGCGCCCAAGCCAAGCGAAACCGCTAAGCCAGAAGCAGCTGCCAAGAAGGAGGAAGCAGCCAAAAGCGAGGCGGCAAAGCCACCAGCAGCTGCTGGAGCAGCGGCCAAGAGTGCAGCACCCTCAGCACCCACCGATGCCAAGCCGGACACCACAACGAAAGcaacaaccaccacaacaCCCAACGGCACCAAGGCGGCCAATGAAACTAAGGGTGGGGCGAGTCAGCCAGCCAAGCCGGATGATAAGAAGAATGGACAAGAGCAGAAGGCAAGCGATGATAAGAAAGAAAAGGACACCAAGGACAGTGGCAATGGCAAGCCGGGCGAGACCAAGCCCAAGGAAGACGGCAGCAAGCCAGCCGATGGCAAGCAGCCAAGTGATGCCAAAAAAGATGACAAAAAGGATGACAAAAAAGATGAGGACAAGAAGCCAGGCGATGATAAGAAACCAGCTGCGGCACCACTTAAACCAGCCATCAAGGTGGGTCAAAGCAGTGCTGCGGCGGGTGGTGAAAGAGGAAAATCCACAGTCACGGGCCGTATGATCTCGGGCTGGCTGTAA